A single region of the Gracilibacillus caseinilyticus genome encodes:
- a CDS encoding ribonucleotide-diphosphate reductase subunit beta: MTQVDQPLSKIKLLNPTYPNKSTGIINGESSGLLNWNDIAYPQMYDLYQTLLANFWKAQEINMQDDIKQWDNLTDTEKDIFLRINTQLASLDSLQTPTMTHVMDYVTDSSFKAIFAVISQQEAVHNESYSYILSSLVPLREQNERFTQAKEDPIVRKRNQLILDSYEAFRESPTPQRLFELAINSINLEGIYFYAGFAFFYHLARQQKMLKTSTMISYIQRDEMQHAYFVSQFVRILLTENPELNTEENIQYVYNTVDQAVQLEKEWADYILKDIEGIDLEEFHGYVEYLANKRFRQIGLDNYYPERDNPMEWIHVFSDEMMNETKSDFFEQKSRTYTKVSSSNGFDEL, translated from the coding sequence ATGACACAAGTCGATCAACCTTTATCAAAAATTAAACTATTAAATCCAACATATCCAAATAAATCTACAGGTATTATAAACGGTGAATCTTCCGGTCTATTAAACTGGAATGATATTGCTTATCCACAAATGTACGACTTGTATCAAACGCTGTTGGCGAATTTCTGGAAAGCACAAGAAATTAATATGCAAGATGATATTAAACAATGGGATAACTTAACCGATACGGAGAAAGATATTTTCTTACGTATTAATACACAGCTGGCATCATTAGACAGTTTACAGACACCAACCATGACACATGTAATGGACTATGTTACCGATTCGAGCTTTAAAGCAATCTTCGCTGTTATTTCACAGCAAGAAGCGGTTCATAATGAATCTTATTCTTATATTTTGAGTTCCTTAGTACCATTGCGTGAACAGAATGAACGCTTTACACAGGCGAAAGAAGATCCAATTGTACGAAAACGAAATCAGCTGATCCTTGACAGTTACGAAGCATTCCGTGAGAGTCCAACACCACAGCGCTTGTTTGAATTGGCGATCAACTCCATCAACTTAGAAGGTATTTACTTCTATGCTGGTTTTGCTTTCTTCTATCATTTAGCTCGTCAGCAAAAAATGTTAAAGACAAGTACAATGATCAGCTATATTCAGCGTGACGAAATGCAGCATGCTTATTTCGTATCCCAGTTCGTACGGATCTTGTTAACAGAGAATCCGGAATTGAACACTGAGGAGAACATTCAATATGTGTACAATACAGTTGATCAGGCTGTACAGCTAGAAAAAGAATGGGCCGACTACATTTTGAAAGATATTGAAGGTATAGATCTCGAGGAATTCCATGGCTATGTTGAGTATTTAGCAAATAAACGTTTCCGTCAGATCGGACTGGATAATTATTACCCAGAACGTGACAATCCAATGGAATGGATTCATGTTTTCAGTGATGAAATGATGAACGAAACGAAATCTGATTTCTTCGAACAAAAATCAAGAACATATACGAAAGTATCTTCTTCCAACGGATTCGACGAGTTGTAA
- a CDS encoding flavodoxin domain-containing protein, whose product MKAAIIYTSVTGNTSTLAEIISEKMAARDIETDLIPVDEFRPALLHNYDIVTVGTYSWDNGDLPLEMEEVFEAFETEDLDRVITGVFGTGDSFYPYYCGAVDLFRDMLYVHTKLAVTLKVELTPQDDDLHRCEKFCDRLTREFAVFT is encoded by the coding sequence ATGAAAGCAGCGATTATCTATACATCTGTTACAGGTAACACTTCAACACTTGCTGAGATTATTAGTGAAAAAATGGCGGCGCGTGATATCGAGACAGATTTAATCCCTGTAGATGAATTCCGCCCTGCCCTTTTACACAATTACGACATTGTCACAGTTGGCACGTATTCCTGGGATAACGGTGATCTTCCACTCGAAATGGAGGAGGTCTTCGAAGCCTTTGAAACCGAAGACCTTGATCGAGTGATAACTGGTGTGTTTGGTACTGGAGACAGTTTCTACCCATATTATTGTGGAGCGGTTGACTTATTTCGAGATATGCTCTACGTCCACACCAAACTTGCCGTCACATTAAAAGTCGAATTAACCCCACAAGACGATGATCTTCATCGCTGTGAAAAATTTTGCGATCGATTAACAAGAGAATTTGCTGTCTTTACTTAA
- a CDS encoding small multi-drug export protein — protein MWEYLLIFLGAAIPWFEIALVIPFGILSGLNPIIVIVTAFIGNMVTIIPLIIGFEKFKQWRAKRNNQNQAKRENKAKKLWNKYGLPGMIMLGPILIGSHIAAFIGMTLGAKKRATLVWSTVSIGAWSLIFGVVTALGFDLFTN, from the coding sequence ATGTGGGAATATCTATTAATCTTTTTAGGAGCTGCCATTCCATGGTTTGAAATCGCCTTGGTCATTCCATTCGGAATCCTTTCCGGACTCAACCCGATTATCGTGATCGTGACAGCCTTTATTGGGAATATGGTTACCATCATCCCCCTCATCATCGGCTTCGAAAAATTCAAGCAATGGCGAGCGAAACGGAATAATCAGAATCAGGCAAAGCGTGAAAATAAAGCCAAGAAATTATGGAATAAATATGGTTTACCAGGAATGATCATGCTCGGTCCAATTCTGATCGGATCACATATCGCTGCCTTTATCGGTATGACACTCGGCGCTAAAAAACGAGCTACATTGGTATGGTCCACAGTTAGTATTGGAGCATGGTCATTAATATTTGGCGTAGTAACCGCATTAGGCTTTGATTTATTTACTAACTAA
- a CDS encoding DUF2269 family protein, with protein MNSIYSWIVVIHIFSAIVGIGPGFILTTIVKSANTLPEIRHAFSIKKKLHIFVMSGGILLLASGLLMGMLRPMLFQQGWYITSLILYFFALMLGPTALKRSSAPIKKMLADPHLTDIPESYHKLVKRLLRIEYVENTLLLTIILLMITKPF; from the coding sequence ATGAATTCGATCTATTCCTGGATTGTCGTCATACATATTTTTTCAGCGATCGTCGGCATTGGACCGGGATTTATTCTGACTACTATCGTAAAATCAGCTAATACATTACCGGAAATCCGTCATGCCTTTTCCATTAAAAAGAAACTCCATATCTTCGTCATGTCTGGCGGTATATTGCTTTTAGCCTCCGGATTATTGATGGGAATGTTACGTCCAATGTTATTTCAGCAAGGCTGGTATATCACAAGTCTGATTCTCTACTTTTTCGCTCTCATGCTTGGGCCAACCGCGTTAAAGAGGAGTTCGGCACCAATTAAAAAAATGCTGGCTGATCCACATCTAACCGATATTCCTGAATCGTATCACAAACTCGTAAAGCGATTATTACGGATAGAATATGTGGAAAATACCCTGCTGTTAACGATTATATTGCTAATGATTACGAAGCCATTCTAG
- a CDS encoding sodium:solute symporter family protein, with protein MLSSTTGYLILLIFGVFFTGLTIIMQKRRKEKMTAEQFSTAGRSVGIGLASASIIAAWTWAATLMMSSSTGFKYGISGPYWYAAGACIQVLLFAIVAIHLKRKAPMAHTFLEFVGKRFDKKNHKLMMGFALMTNIIVTAMVILGGAIALNSLTGMNIYAAAFLIPLTFTIYTMIGGLKASFIADYLNTVMIFVILTIFATVVYVKFGVDTVYEGLKAIPEQNQMLTMASIPGLFFGMINIIGNFGTVFVDQSYWQRAIASKDSAASKAYIYGGIAWFSIPFAIATFMGVSAAGLGLNIGDPDASAPLMAQHLLGSAGSILFLVMLFMAVMSTGAAELTAITNIIVTDIYRKSINPKASGQQTLKISRIVTLSFGLAMGLLSVLLFKVGIGLSFVYMAMGIFVSGAVIPLTLGLMWKKATSTGNFYGALTGMISGIIVWLITAQVRYGGISVASLGELHSMLFGNVTVFVVSGFIAIGHGLISNQEFDFDSLKNQFHSFDAEQEDTEAKVTKESESKDVLVNG; from the coding sequence ATGCTATCATCAACAACTGGGTATTTAATTTTATTAATTTTTGGAGTATTTTTTACTGGACTTACGATCATCATGCAGAAACGTCGAAAAGAAAAAATGACAGCTGAGCAATTCAGTACGGCAGGAAGAAGTGTAGGAATTGGACTTGCCAGTGCTTCGATTATCGCGGCTTGGACATGGGCGGCAACTCTTATGATGTCTTCTTCAACAGGATTTAAGTATGGGATTAGTGGTCCTTATTGGTATGCAGCAGGTGCATGTATTCAAGTGTTACTTTTCGCCATTGTAGCGATCCACTTAAAACGAAAAGCACCAATGGCGCACACATTCCTGGAGTTTGTAGGGAAAAGATTTGATAAAAAAAATCATAAATTAATGATGGGCTTTGCCTTAATGACAAATATTATCGTTACAGCAATGGTTATTTTAGGAGGAGCAATTGCATTAAATTCATTAACCGGAATGAACATTTATGCTGCAGCATTCCTTATCCCATTAACCTTTACGATTTACACGATGATCGGCGGTTTAAAAGCATCGTTTATCGCAGACTATTTAAACACAGTTATGATTTTCGTTATTTTAACTATTTTTGCAACGGTAGTATATGTGAAATTTGGTGTGGATACGGTTTATGAGGGGTTAAAGGCGATTCCAGAACAAAATCAGATGCTAACAATGGCTTCGATTCCTGGTCTATTTTTTGGAATGATTAATATTATTGGTAATTTTGGAACAGTCTTCGTAGATCAGTCCTATTGGCAACGAGCGATCGCCAGTAAGGACAGTGCGGCATCAAAGGCATACATATATGGCGGGATTGCCTGGTTCTCCATTCCATTTGCGATTGCAACGTTTATGGGGGTAAGTGCGGCAGGTTTAGGTTTAAATATTGGTGATCCAGATGCTTCCGCTCCATTAATGGCACAGCATTTATTAGGGTCGGCCGGTTCTATCCTGTTCTTGGTTATGTTATTTATGGCTGTTATGTCAACAGGTGCGGCAGAATTAACGGCCATTACAAATATTATTGTAACGGATATTTACCGTAAATCAATTAATCCTAAAGCAAGCGGTCAACAGACACTAAAGATCTCTAGAATCGTAACATTAAGCTTTGGACTGGCAATGGGTTTATTGTCCGTTTTGCTGTTTAAAGTAGGGATTGGTCTAAGTTTTGTATACATGGCAATGGGAATCTTTGTGAGTGGTGCTGTGATTCCATTAACGTTAGGTTTAATGTGGAAGAAAGCAACAAGTACAGGGAATTTCTATGGCGCGCTAACTGGGATGATTTCCGGAATCATCGTATGGTTGATTACGGCCCAAGTGCGTTATGGTGGGATTTCAGTTGCTTCATTGGGTGAATTGCACTCAATGTTATTTGGAAATGTAACTGTATTTGTGGTGAGTGGATTCATTGCAATTGGGCATGGGTTAATTAGTAATCAGGAATTTGACTTTGATTCATTGAAAAATCAATTCCACAGCTTTGATGCAGAACAGGAAGATACAGAAGCCAAAGTAACAAAAGAGTCAGAATCGAAGGATGTGTTAGTGAATGGATAA
- a CDS encoding urease accessory protein UreD encodes MDGQLALYFTLRQQKTIMKDVYYQPPLKASRGLYVHNPGDISVYLMESSGGLVAGDTNTFDVKLDNGTTVTLHPQAATKVYPAYNGKPSKQQVRVKLADKASLTWKREEVIPFAESDFSSHTIIDMKRDSKFYWEEILYPGREKRGETFTFHACRTQLEVWMEDDCIVYDQLVLQPDKQDLKHAGVLGNYHYIASVWLVDQDVTLDPEAWNETSEDHVVSTTRLRNAGYLIRFLSNDLPRVKREMERIAESTKAVRN; translated from the coding sequence ATGGATGGTCAATTAGCGCTTTATTTTACATTGCGCCAACAAAAAACGATCATGAAGGATGTTTACTATCAGCCACCTTTAAAAGCGAGCAGAGGGCTCTACGTTCATAACCCTGGTGATATCTCGGTATATTTGATGGAATCATCTGGTGGACTGGTAGCCGGTGATACGAATACGTTTGATGTGAAACTGGACAATGGTACAACGGTGACATTGCATCCACAAGCAGCTACGAAAGTATATCCTGCCTACAATGGCAAGCCAAGTAAGCAGCAAGTCCGGGTGAAATTGGCTGATAAAGCATCGCTAACATGGAAACGTGAAGAGGTTATTCCATTTGCTGAGAGTGATTTTTCTAGTCATACGATCATTGATATGAAGCGTGACAGTAAATTCTACTGGGAAGAAATATTATATCCGGGCAGGGAAAAAAGGGGTGAAACCTTCACCTTTCATGCCTGCCGGACACAACTCGAGGTATGGATGGAAGACGATTGTATTGTCTATGATCAATTAGTCTTACAACCTGACAAACAAGATCTTAAGCACGCTGGGGTGCTTGGAAACTATCATTATATTGCCAGTGTCTGGCTGGTCGATCAGGACGTTACATTAGATCCTGAAGCATGGAATGAAACGTCAGAAGATCATGTAGTCAGCACAACGCGCCTACGCAATGCTGGCTATTTAATCCGCTTCTTGTCCAACGATCTGCCGCGAGTCAAAAGAGAAATGGAGCGAATTGCAGAAAGCACAAAAGCAGTGAGAAATTAA
- the ureG gene encoding urease accessory protein UreG: MKPVIVGIGGPVGSGKTSLVEKLTKEMVNQYSVAVITNDIYTKEDAQFLIKQGILPEERIIGVETGGCPHTAIREDASMNFEAIDELKRRFDNLDIILLESGGDNLSATFSPELVDGYIYVIDVAEGGDIPRKGGPGVTRSDLLLVNKIDLAPYVEVDLEKMKEDAKEARKERPFVFTNVKKGEGIPDVIQWIQHAMLLEGSEIS; encoded by the coding sequence ATGAAACCAGTAATAGTTGGGATAGGTGGACCAGTGGGGTCAGGTAAGACGTCACTTGTAGAAAAACTGACTAAGGAAATGGTGAATCAATACAGTGTTGCTGTCATCACCAATGATATTTATACAAAGGAAGATGCGCAATTCTTGATTAAGCAAGGTATTTTGCCTGAAGAGCGTATTATCGGGGTAGAGACAGGAGGCTGTCCCCATACGGCTATTCGTGAAGATGCTTCGATGAATTTTGAAGCAATTGATGAGTTGAAACGTCGTTTTGATAACTTAGATATTATTTTGTTGGAAAGTGGTGGCGATAATTTATCTGCGACCTTCAGCCCGGAATTAGTGGACGGGTATATTTATGTAATTGATGTTGCGGAAGGTGGAGACATCCCGAGAAAAGGTGGACCAGGAGTTACCAGATCTGACCTTTTACTAGTGAACAAAATCGATTTGGCACCGTATGTCGAAGTGGATCTTGAGAAGATGAAAGAGGACGCCAAGGAAGCAAGGAAAGAACGTCCTTTCGTTTTTACTAATGTCAAAAAAGGTGAAGGCATTCCGGACGTGATCCAATGGATTCAGCATGCGATGTTATTGGAAGGAAGCGAAATCTCTTAA
- a CDS encoding urease accessory protein UreF: MKQQNDDLQNLSNTEGISTKFLYLMHIHDSAFPIGSYTHSFGMETFIQSDTIRTKEDLFHFCQMYLHENVAYTDGIFVKETYVTEDISALIRLDKICDASKNAEETREASSMIGKQFVKAVLPVSETPALEKWYQLLQEKQVLSHFPIVYGLYAKDLAFDLYTTVLTFLYSSAVGLVHNAVRAIPLGQKAGIEVIHRLIPEMEKAAKKVLERSLADLSNHAVGLELASMQHKYLTSRLFIS, encoded by the coding sequence ATGAAGCAACAGAACGACGATTTACAAAACCTTTCAAATACAGAGGGCATCAGCACTAAGTTTCTGTATTTAATGCATATTCACGATTCTGCCTTCCCGATTGGCAGCTATACGCATTCATTCGGAATGGAAACCTTTATTCAATCAGATACGATTCGCACGAAGGAAGATCTCTTTCATTTCTGCCAAATGTATCTTCATGAAAATGTCGCCTATACCGATGGGATATTTGTGAAAGAAACATATGTCACCGAGGATATCTCAGCATTAATTAGATTAGATAAAATTTGTGATGCCAGCAAAAATGCGGAAGAGACGAGAGAAGCAAGCAGCATGATAGGCAAGCAGTTTGTAAAAGCGGTGTTGCCCGTCAGTGAGACGCCAGCACTAGAAAAATGGTACCAATTACTGCAAGAAAAGCAAGTGTTGTCGCATTTTCCAATTGTATACGGCTTGTATGCAAAAGACTTGGCCTTTGATTTATATACAACTGTATTGACTTTTTTGTACTCCTCTGCGGTAGGACTTGTCCATAATGCGGTTCGTGCGATTCCGCTTGGCCAAAAGGCAGGGATTGAAGTCATACACCGCTTGATTCCTGAGATGGAAAAAGCCGCAAAAAAAGTACTGGAACGATCATTGGCAGACTTATCGAATCATGCTGTCGGACTGGAACTAGCTTCGATGCAGCACAAATATTTAACATCGAGATTATTTATATCGTAA
- a CDS encoding urease accessory protein UreE — translation MLTKQIIANIENQPKKHPNREWVELDWDELNKRILRKTTDKGTDVAIALEEKTPLKVGDIVYEDEQKQIVIRTKKEKVYVVYPESIVQMGKAAFELGNRHTPCLISESEIVVRYDDTLERLFDEVGVKYEATERRFTKPFKYRGHQH, via the coding sequence ATGCTAACGAAACAAATTATTGCCAACATTGAAAATCAGCCAAAAAAACACCCTAACCGTGAATGGGTGGAGTTGGACTGGGATGAATTGAATAAAAGAATTTTAAGAAAAACAACGGATAAAGGTACAGATGTTGCGATTGCCTTAGAGGAAAAAACACCATTAAAAGTTGGAGACATTGTCTACGAGGATGAACAGAAACAAATCGTTATTAGGACTAAGAAAGAGAAAGTATATGTCGTCTATCCGGAATCGATCGTACAGATGGGCAAAGCGGCATTCGAATTGGGTAACCGTCATACACCATGTCTGATCTCTGAATCAGAAATAGTTGTCCGTTATGATGATACATTAGAACGACTGTTTGATGAAGTAGGTGTAAAATATGAAGCAACAGAACGACGATTTACAAAACCTTTCAAATACAGAGGGCATCAGCACTAA
- the ureC gene encoding urease subunit alpha, with amino-acid sequence MRLSRQQYASLYGPTTGDQIRLADTELWIEVEKDYTTYGDESVFGGGKVLRDGMGQSGTHTRDQNVLDLILTNALILDYTGIVKADIGVKNGRIVAIGKGGNPDVMEGVTDNMVVGASTEVIACEGKIVTAGAIDAHIHFISPQQINVALAAGYTTMIGGGTGPATGTNATTCTPGEWNIHRMLEAAEEYPINIGFLGKGNASSPDPQREQIRAGAVGLKLHEDWGTTPAAISQCLAVADELDVQVAIHTDTLNEAGFLEDTVNAIGQRVIHTYHTEGAGGGHAPDIMKIASLPNILPSSTNPTRPYTINTIDEHLDMLMVCHHLDHNVPEDVAFADSRIRPETIAAEDILHDEGVISMISSDSQAMGRIGESITRIWQTADKMKKQRGFLKEDKQTENDNFRAKRYVAKYTINPAITHGMSEEIGSLESGKLADIVIWDPKFFGVKPETVVKGGMIAYAQMGDPNASIPTPQPVMMRPMFGSLGKAKYNIAITFISQAAYEGKVHQSLGLSKMIRPVRNCRNIQKKDLPLNGATPSIEVDPETYEVKLDGKIITCEPFSEVAMAQRYFLF; translated from the coding sequence GTGCGACTTTCCAGACAGCAATATGCCTCATTATATGGTCCAACTACAGGTGACCAAATCCGTTTGGCAGATACGGAGTTATGGATAGAGGTAGAGAAGGATTATACGACATATGGTGATGAGAGTGTTTTTGGTGGAGGAAAAGTACTGCGTGATGGCATGGGCCAAAGTGGTACCCATACGAGAGATCAAAATGTATTGGATTTGATTCTGACCAATGCACTTATCCTGGATTATACCGGTATTGTCAAAGCGGATATTGGCGTGAAGAACGGTCGGATCGTTGCGATCGGTAAAGGGGGTAACCCGGACGTAATGGAGGGCGTGACTGATAATATGGTAGTTGGTGCATCTACGGAGGTCATCGCTTGTGAAGGGAAAATTGTAACAGCAGGCGCGATTGATGCTCATATTCATTTTATCAGCCCACAACAGATCAATGTTGCTTTAGCAGCAGGCTATACGACGATGATTGGTGGTGGTACTGGACCCGCAACAGGTACCAATGCAACAACTTGTACACCGGGTGAATGGAATATCCATCGAATGTTAGAGGCGGCCGAAGAGTATCCGATCAATATCGGATTCTTAGGAAAAGGAAATGCTTCTTCTCCCGATCCTCAACGTGAACAAATTAGAGCAGGAGCAGTTGGCTTAAAACTGCACGAGGACTGGGGAACAACGCCAGCGGCGATCAGTCAATGTTTGGCAGTAGCAGATGAGCTGGATGTGCAAGTAGCTATACATACCGATACATTGAATGAAGCAGGCTTTCTGGAGGATACGGTCAATGCCATCGGACAGCGAGTGATTCATACGTATCATACAGAGGGTGCTGGCGGTGGTCACGCCCCGGATATTATGAAGATAGCATCACTGCCGAATATATTACCTTCCTCAACGAATCCGACGAGGCCATATACAATCAATACGATTGATGAACATTTGGACATGTTGATGGTTTGTCATCATTTAGATCATAATGTTCCAGAAGATGTCGCATTTGCTGATTCACGGATTCGTCCTGAAACGATTGCGGCAGAGGATATTCTGCATGATGAAGGGGTTATCAGTATGATTTCTTCTGACTCACAAGCCATGGGACGGATCGGGGAAAGTATTACACGAATCTGGCAAACCGCAGATAAAATGAAAAAACAACGTGGTTTTTTAAAGGAAGATAAACAAACAGAAAATGACAACTTCCGTGCGAAGCGTTATGTGGCAAAGTACACCATTAATCCAGCGATTACCCATGGGATGAGTGAGGAGATTGGCTCGCTTGAATCTGGTAAACTAGCGGATATTGTGATTTGGGATCCGAAGTTTTTTGGAGTAAAACCCGAAACGGTTGTGAAAGGAGGCATGATTGCGTATGCACAAATGGGTGACCCGAATGCATCCATTCCAACTCCGCAGCCAGTCATGATGCGTCCGATGTTCGGTTCATTAGGGAAGGCCAAATACAATATAGCGATTACTTTTATTTCACAAGCAGCATATGAAGGGAAAGTTCATCAATCTCTGGGGCTATCCAAAATGATTCGGCCGGTCAGAAATTGTCGGAATATTCAAAAGAAAGACCTGCCGTTAAATGGTGCAACTCCTTCAATTGAAGTCGACCCGGAAACATATGAAGTGAAATTAGATGGTAAAATTATTACCTGTGAGCCTTTTTCAGAAGTTGCCATGGCGCAACGATATTTCTTATTTTAA
- a CDS encoding urease subunit beta, producing the protein MIPGEWKLAKKDIEINRGRMTKTIKVSNKGDRPVQVGSHFHLPEVNRELSFDRECAIGMRLNIAAGTAVRFEPGEEKEVELVEIAGHKKVYGLNNLTNGSVTEKVAIVKQINEKGF; encoded by the coding sequence ATGATTCCTGGTGAATGGAAACTAGCGAAAAAAGATATTGAGATTAATAGAGGCAGAATGACAAAAACAATCAAGGTTTCAAATAAGGGAGATCGTCCCGTACAAGTTGGTTCTCACTTTCATCTTCCTGAAGTTAACCGTGAGCTTTCGTTTGACAGAGAGTGTGCAATCGGGATGCGTCTTAATATTGCTGCGGGCACAGCGGTTCGTTTTGAACCGGGGGAAGAGAAAGAAGTAGAGCTCGTCGAAATTGCTGGTCACAAAAAAGTATACGGCTTAAATAATTTAACAAATGGTAGTGTTACAGAAAAAGTGGCCATTGTAAAACAAATCAATGAAAAAGGATTTTAG
- the ureA gene encoding urease subunit gamma, producing the protein MKLSPVEQEKLLLFVAGELAEKRKNKGIKLNYPEAVALISCYLLEGAREGKTVAQLMQEGKHVLTADDVMEGVCEMVESVQIEATFPDGTKLVTVHQPIS; encoded by the coding sequence GTGAAGCTTTCACCGGTTGAACAAGAGAAATTACTACTCTTTGTTGCAGGCGAATTAGCCGAGAAACGTAAAAACAAAGGAATAAAATTAAATTATCCAGAAGCAGTTGCATTAATTAGTTGTTATTTACTAGAGGGGGCTCGTGAAGGAAAAACCGTCGCCCAATTAATGCAGGAAGGTAAACACGTACTGACAGCGGATGATGTCATGGAGGGCGTGTGCGAAATGGTAGAAAGTGTCCAGATTGAAGCAACATTTCCCGACGGTACCAAGTTAGTCACAGTACATCAGCCGATATCCTAG
- a CDS encoding spore germination protein: MIGLFELYREAGVRLPKAVGQAIAVVGGGLIVGDAAIRAGFQAIWTRTGVVSIFYCEASFHSVLGCVVTTATGTNKQKATLFITYQPKNDRKPQQNSYFILSPLFITEN; this comes from the coding sequence ATGATTGGACTTTTTGAATTATATAGAGAGGCTGGCGTTCGATTGCCGAAAGCAGTAGGACAAGCCATTGCGGTTGTAGGTGGTGGTTTAATTGTCGGTGATGCAGCGATACGAGCAGGATTTCAAGCAATATGGACTAGAACCGGGGTAGTAAGTATTTTCTATTGTGAGGCTTCCTTCCATTCAGTCCTTGGATGTGTGGTGACAACGGCAACGGGGACTAATAAACAGAAGGCCACTTTATTTATCACTTATCAACCTAAGAACGATAGGAAACCTCAGCAAAATTCATACTTTATATTGTCCCCCTTATTCATAACTGAAAATTAG